A genomic region of Porticoccaceae bacterium LTM1 contains the following coding sequences:
- the lolA gene encoding outer membrane lipoprotein chaperone LolA has protein sequence MKVFSKAFISLIAAVSFSAAAINSYGKTDTVSSDETVVAELKQLLSPVSSLRANFKQTQLAVDGFEVRATEGEVELAKPGKMRWVSKPPFEQSIITDGDLLWIYDPDLEQVTVQNFDGRNSPMMLLSGDLSSLTKEYSVARGDNENSFVLTPLDENALFESVVLSFTSKSPSLIEARDGLGELTRIELSHVKLNPDLDDELFQFDPPEGTDVIHND, from the coding sequence GTGAAGGTATTTTCTAAAGCATTTATCAGCTTAATCGCCGCTGTATCTTTTTCGGCTGCCGCAATCAACAGTTATGGAAAAACCGACACTGTGTCCAGTGATGAAACCGTTGTCGCCGAACTAAAACAATTACTCTCCCCGGTAAGCAGTCTTCGAGCCAACTTTAAGCAGACGCAACTGGCTGTTGATGGCTTTGAGGTGCGTGCTACCGAGGGTGAAGTAGAGTTGGCCAAACCAGGGAAAATGCGTTGGGTCAGCAAGCCGCCCTTCGAACAATCCATTATTACCGATGGCGATCTGCTGTGGATTTACGACCCGGATCTGGAGCAGGTAACTGTCCAGAATTTTGATGGCCGTAACTCTCCGATGATGCTGCTTTCTGGCGACCTCTCTTCACTTACTAAAGAGTACTCTGTTGCCAGGGGTGATAACGAAAACAGCTTTGTGCTGACGCCTCTGGACGAAAATGCGCTGTTTGAGTCTGTGGTTTTAAGCTTTACATCCAAAAGCCCAAGCCTGATTGAGGCACGCGATGGATTGGGTGAACTCACCCGCATTGAACTGAGCCACGTAAAGCTTAACCCTGACCTCGACGACGAGCTGTTTCAGTTTGATCCCCCTGAAGGAACTGACGTAATCCACAATGACTGA
- a CDS encoding arginyltransferase, with translation MTRDVTPDLAKVRLFLTEPHPCSYLRDRSATTAFVDPALPISSDLYARLSEHGFRRSGKFLYIPRCQGCAACIPARIPVAEFIPNRQQRRCLKKNADIKLSVLNRIDGDEHFSIYEQYIHQRHSDGDMYPPNRSQYDDFIGSTAPFTRFLEFRKDGRLLAASVADILDNGLSAIYTYFDPSEDQRSLGAFAILSMINFARQNYIPHVYLGYWIDGCRKMRYKTQYQPVELLVEGAWTPYNSLDSA, from the coding sequence ATGACCAGAGATGTAACTCCGGATCTGGCGAAGGTCAGATTATTTCTTACCGAGCCCCACCCTTGCAGCTATCTTCGGGATCGCAGCGCAACCACTGCTTTCGTCGACCCGGCGCTGCCCATCAGCTCAGATCTTTATGCCAGACTCTCCGAACATGGCTTTCGGCGTAGCGGCAAGTTCCTCTATATTCCTCGCTGCCAGGGTTGCGCTGCCTGTATTCCTGCTCGCATTCCCGTTGCCGAGTTCATCCCTAATCGACAACAGCGGCGCTGCCTCAAGAAAAATGCCGATATCAAATTATCGGTCCTTAACCGAATTGATGGCGACGAGCACTTTTCAATTTACGAGCAATACATTCACCAACGTCACTCTGATGGTGACATGTACCCGCCCAATCGTAGTCAGTATGACGACTTTATTGGCAGCACCGCCCCCTTCACTCGCTTTCTCGAGTTTCGTAAGGATGGCAGGCTTTTGGCGGCCAGCGTTGCAGACATTCTGGATAATGGCCTTTCGGCGATTTACACCTATTTTGACCCGTCTGAAGATCAGCGCAGCCTTGGTGCCTTTGCTATTCTCAGCATGATTAATTTTGCACGACAGAACTATATCCCCCATGTATACCTGGGTTATTGGATCGATGGTTGCCGCAAAATGCGCTACAAGACCCAATACCAGCCTGTTGAGCTTCTGGTTGAAGGGGCTTGGACTCCATATAATTCGCTGGATTCAGCCTGA
- a CDS encoding DNA translocase FtsK 4TM domain-containing protein, with product MYREGALLGWLVVCCYLLISLITYSEADPGWSHTGAAGKVANAGGPAGAWIADVFYYIFGVMAYLFPILLLARAWKVFRLRRNEGLPFDWLTFAQRFLGFALVMITATALANLHYGDIEIYREGAGGVLGQSVGGAALSAFNLVGSTLILFAVALFGLTIFTDLSWLAVIDGTGRLTLRLADLIRSRIVEYRKNKEEERTASIASKRRKEKVEKATKEYEKRIPPSIQMPAPQPKAAPSKRAQQEKQVKLFDDAAVGDLPAIGLLDAADPNAKKGYSQESLEAMSRLLELKLLDFSISAEVVEVLPGPVITRFEIQPAPGVKASRITNLAKDLARSLAVQSVRVVEVIPGKSVMGIEIPNEKRQVVRLSEVIASEAFESAKSPLAIALGHDIAGGPVVGDLAKMPHLLVAGTTGAGKSVGVNTMLMSWLYKSGPEDVRLILIDPKMLEMGAYEGIPHLLTPVITDMKDAANGLRWCVGEMERRYKLMAALGVRNISGYNRKVLDAKAAGEPIKDPLWSPNPNEALFGEDVPQEAPGLDKMPYIVVVIDEFADMMMIVGKKVEQLIARIAQKARAAGIHLVLATQRPSVDVITGLIKANVPTRIGFRVSSKIDSRTILDQGGAEQLLGMGDMLYLPPGSSLPVRVHGAFVDDHEVHNVVADWKKRGEPDYLDEIVDETVASGIAVPGFAAEGEGGSEDNESDALYDEAVAFVLETRKASISSVQRKLRIGYNRAARLIEAMEAAGVVSPMGSNGNREVLAPDHGR from the coding sequence ATCTACCGGGAAGGGGCTTTATTGGGCTGGCTGGTTGTCTGTTGCTATCTGCTCATTTCGCTGATCACATACTCTGAAGCAGACCCGGGTTGGTCCCACACCGGTGCTGCCGGCAAGGTTGCCAATGCCGGTGGTCCTGCCGGCGCATGGATTGCCGATGTTTTCTACTACATCTTTGGGGTAATGGCCTATCTATTCCCGATACTGCTTTTGGCGCGAGCGTGGAAAGTATTTCGCCTCAGGCGCAACGAAGGTCTGCCATTTGACTGGCTGACTTTTGCCCAGCGCTTCCTCGGCTTCGCCCTGGTTATGATTACCGCTACTGCACTGGCCAATCTTCATTACGGTGATATCGAAATATATCGTGAAGGGGCAGGAGGCGTACTGGGGCAGTCGGTCGGCGGAGCTGCACTATCAGCATTCAATCTGGTTGGCAGCACCCTGATTCTGTTTGCGGTGGCGCTGTTCGGGTTAACCATTTTTACCGATCTTTCATGGCTAGCCGTTATAGACGGTACCGGAAGATTGACTTTACGCCTGGCAGACCTGATCCGCAGCCGAATCGTTGAGTACCGAAAAAATAAAGAAGAGGAAAGAACCGCGAGTATTGCCAGCAAGCGGCGTAAGGAAAAAGTGGAGAAGGCTACCAAGGAGTACGAAAAGCGGATTCCGCCGAGTATCCAGATGCCTGCTCCGCAGCCTAAAGCCGCTCCAAGCAAGCGCGCCCAACAGGAAAAGCAAGTCAAACTATTTGACGATGCAGCAGTCGGTGATTTACCAGCTATCGGCCTGCTTGACGCTGCAGACCCAAATGCCAAAAAGGGCTACTCCCAAGAGTCACTGGAGGCCATGTCCCGTTTGCTTGAGCTCAAGTTGCTGGACTTCAGCATCAGTGCCGAAGTTGTTGAAGTACTACCCGGCCCGGTAATTACCCGCTTTGAAATCCAGCCAGCGCCCGGCGTGAAAGCAAGCCGTATTACCAACCTTGCCAAAGACCTTGCTCGCTCTCTGGCCGTTCAGAGTGTGCGAGTGGTAGAGGTGATTCCAGGCAAGTCGGTAATGGGCATCGAGATTCCGAACGAGAAGCGTCAGGTGGTTCGTCTGTCCGAGGTAATTGCTTCGGAGGCGTTTGAAAGCGCCAAATCCCCACTCGCAATTGCCCTGGGCCATGATATCGCCGGCGGACCGGTGGTTGGTGATTTGGCCAAAATGCCACACTTGCTGGTTGCTGGTACAACCGGTGCCGGTAAATCTGTCGGCGTAAACACCATGCTGATGAGCTGGCTTTACAAAAGCGGGCCAGAGGATGTGCGCCTTATCCTGATTGATCCCAAAATGCTGGAGATGGGTGCTTACGAAGGTATTCCACATCTGCTCACACCCGTTATTACCGACATGAAAGATGCTGCCAATGGCCTGCGTTGGTGCGTGGGTGAGATGGAGCGTCGCTACAAGCTTATGGCTGCACTCGGGGTTCGTAACATCTCCGGTTACAACCGCAAAGTGCTGGATGCAAAAGCGGCTGGCGAACCAATCAAAGATCCGTTGTGGAGCCCAAATCCAAACGAAGCCCTGTTTGGCGAAGATGTGCCTCAAGAGGCACCGGGGCTTGATAAAATGCCCTACATCGTCGTCGTAATCGATGAATTTGCCGACATGATGATGATTGTTGGTAAAAAAGTAGAACAATTGATCGCTCGTATTGCCCAAAAGGCGAGGGCAGCAGGTATTCACCTTGTATTGGCAACCCAGCGCCCGTCGGTGGATGTGATTACAGGCTTGATTAAGGCCAACGTGCCGACCCGAATTGGATTCAGGGTGTCATCCAAAATTGACTCCCGAACCATTCTCGACCAGGGCGGCGCAGAGCAGCTGCTGGGTATGGGCGATATGCTTTACCTGCCACCTGGCAGCAGCTTGCCGGTTCGTGTCCACGGTGCGTTTGTGGACGACCACGAAGTACACAACGTAGTAGCGGATTGGAAAAAACGCGGTGAACCGGATTATCTCGATGAGATCGTTGATGAAACCGTTGCCAGTGGGATTGCAGTACCCGGCTTTGCTGCCGAAGGCGAAGGCGGTAGTGAAGACAATGAGTCCGACGCGCTCTACGATGAAGCAGTCGCCTTTGTGCTTGAAACCCGCAAGGCGTCGATATCTTCGGTTCAGCGCAAACTGAGAATTGGCTATAACCGCGCTGCACGACTGATCGAAGCAATGGAAGCCGCCGGTGTTGTCAGCCCGATGGGCAGCAACGGTAACCGTGAGGTCCTGGCACCGGATCACGGGCGTTAA
- the serS gene encoding serine--tRNA ligase — MLDPKVIRSDMDAVATALAKKGFQLDTAALDSLEARRKEVQVKTEALQAERNSRSKSIGKAVAAGEDIAPLKAEVSKLGEELDAAKVELNDIQAELNDLLSGIPNIPHESVPEGKTEDDNVEVRRYGTPREFDFEVQDHVDLGAKLNGLDFENAVKLTGSRFAVMSGDLARLHRALTQFMLDTHTREHGYKEVYVPYIVNRDSLYGTGQLPKFEEDLFKLTDDREFYLIPTAEVPVTNLLRDEIVEAGQLPLKFTTHTPCFRSEAGSYGRDTRGMIRQHQFEKVEMVQFVKPEDSWDALEGLVANAETILQKLNLPYRTVVLCGGDLGFGSAKTYDIEVWLPSQEKYREISSCSNFCDFQARRMKARWRNPETGKPELLHTLNGSGLAVGRTLVAVMENYQQADGSIEIPEVLRGYMGGLEKIG; from the coding sequence ATGCTTGATCCAAAAGTTATCCGCTCAGACATGGATGCCGTTGCTACGGCACTCGCCAAAAAAGGCTTTCAACTTGATACTGCTGCACTGGATTCCCTTGAGGCCCGCCGCAAAGAAGTACAGGTGAAAACCGAAGCCCTTCAGGCAGAACGTAACAGCCGTTCCAAATCCATCGGTAAAGCGGTTGCAGCTGGTGAGGACATTGCACCGTTAAAAGCAGAAGTGTCCAAGCTGGGTGAAGAGCTGGATGCAGCCAAAGTCGAGCTAAATGATATACAGGCTGAACTCAATGACCTGCTGAGTGGCATTCCCAATATTCCTCATGAATCTGTGCCAGAAGGAAAGACCGAAGACGATAACGTAGAAGTTCGCCGTTACGGCACTCCGCGCGAGTTTGATTTTGAGGTTCAGGATCACGTCGATCTGGGCGCCAAGCTGAATGGCCTCGATTTTGAAAACGCTGTAAAACTCACCGGCTCCCGCTTCGCCGTAATGAGTGGCGACCTGGCTCGCCTGCACCGTGCACTGACCCAATTTATGCTGGACACTCACACTCGTGAGCACGGCTATAAAGAAGTTTATGTACCGTACATTGTCAATCGCGATTCCCTTTACGGCACAGGCCAGCTGCCTAAATTCGAAGAAGATCTGTTCAAGCTGACCGATGATCGCGAGTTCTACCTGATCCCAACCGCAGAAGTACCGGTGACTAACCTGCTACGAGACGAAATTGTCGAAGCAGGGCAGCTGCCGCTGAAATTCACCACTCATACACCATGTTTTCGCAGTGAGGCTGGCAGCTATGGTCGTGATACTCGCGGCATGATTCGTCAGCACCAGTTTGAAAAAGTCGAGATGGTTCAGTTTGTTAAACCCGAAGACTCATGGGATGCCCTGGAAGGACTGGTGGCAAATGCCGAGACTATCCTGCAGAAGCTAAACCTGCCATATCGCACCGTTGTTCTCTGCGGTGGCGACCTTGGATTCGGTTCAGCCAAAACCTATGACATCGAAGTTTGGTTGCCATCTCAAGAGAAGTACCGTGAAATTTCTTCCTGCAGTAACTTCTGCGACTTTCAGGCTCGCCGCATGAAAGCGCGCTGGCGCAATCCGGAAACCGGCAAGCCTGAGCTGCTGCACACCCTTAACGGCTCAGGCCTGGCCGTTGGCCGTACCCTGGTTGCTGTAATGGAAAACTATCAGCAAGCCGATGGCAGTATTGAAATCCCGGAAGTGCTGCGCGGCTATATGGGTGGGCTTGAAAAAATCGGCTAA
- the trxB gene encoding thioredoxin-disulfide reductase, with protein MSTENHHRLIILGSGPAGYTAAVYAARANLEPVVITGIQQGGQLTTTTDVDNWPGDPEGVQGPDLMLRMQQHAERFDTKILFDHIEKVDLNQRPFKLIGNETYTCDSLIIATGASAQYLGLPSEEAYMGKGVSACATCDGFFYRDQKVAVIGGGNTAVEEAMYLSNICSEVTLIHRRDALRCEKILEKHLFEKVENGNINLEWNHVLDEVLGDGNGVTGLRLKSTQDDSTKEIDVSGVFIAIGHKPNTDMFQGQLEMKDGYLKVQGGSEGNATQTSISGVFAAGDVADHIYRQAITSAGSGCMAALDAEKYLGVAW; from the coding sequence ATGTCCACAGAAAACCACCACCGCCTTATCATCCTTGGCTCAGGACCAGCAGGTTACACAGCAGCCGTTTACGCAGCCCGAGCTAACTTGGAACCAGTGGTTATTACTGGCATCCAGCAAGGCGGTCAGTTGACCACAACTACTGATGTTGATAACTGGCCAGGCGACCCTGAGGGCGTTCAAGGTCCGGACCTGATGCTTCGCATGCAGCAGCACGCTGAGCGTTTTGACACCAAAATCCTGTTCGATCACATCGAAAAAGTTGACCTGAACCAGCGTCCATTCAAGTTGATCGGCAACGAGACCTACACCTGTGACTCTCTGATCATTGCCACTGGTGCGTCCGCACAATATCTGGGCCTGCCTTCTGAAGAAGCTTATATGGGCAAAGGTGTTAGTGCCTGTGCTACCTGTGACGGTTTCTTCTACCGCGATCAGAAAGTTGCCGTTATTGGTGGCGGCAATACCGCTGTTGAAGAGGCTATGTACCTCTCCAATATCTGTAGCGAAGTGACCCTGATCCACCGTCGCGATGCACTGCGCTGCGAGAAGATCCTGGAAAAACATCTTTTTGAAAAGGTTGAAAATGGCAACATCAACCTAGAGTGGAACCACGTTCTGGATGAGGTTCTGGGCGATGGCAACGGTGTTACCGGTCTGCGCCTGAAGAGCACGCAAGACGACTCCACCAAGGAGATTGACGTGTCTGGCGTATTTATCGCTATCGGTCACAAGCCGAACACTGACATGTTCCAGGGACAACTGGAAATGAAAGACGGCTATCTGAAGGTTCAGGGCGGCTCGGAAGGCAATGCCACACAAACCAGCATCTCTGGCGTGTTTGCTGCCGGTGACGTAGCTGACCACATTTACCGTCAGGCCATCACCTCAGCCGGCTCCGGCTGCATGGCGGCTCTGGATGCCGAGAAATACCTCGGTGTAGCCTGGTAA
- a CDS encoding replication-associated recombination protein A, which yields MTESLFQQTVYRPLAARMRPAKLSEYIGQKHLLGEGKPLREAIEAGQLHSMVFWGPPGVGKTTLAKIIAQSADAHFESVSAVLAGVKEIRAAVARAEEERDVRGRKTILFVDEVHRFNKSQQDAFLPYVEDGTVVLIGATTENPSFELNNALLSRCRVYVLRSLERDELLEVVQRALQSSNAELPNGLTIDDDALTALVNSADGDARTVLNLLEIASDLAGEDNRIVLANIQEVLVADTRRFDKGGEHFYDQISAMHKAVRGSSPDGALYWFARMIDGGCDPLYVARRVVRMASEDIGNADPRALRLALDAWETQERLGSPEGELAIAQALAYLAAAPKSNAVYTAFKQVLADVRSQPSYDVPLHLRNAPTKLMKSLDYGKEYRYAHDEPNAYAAGESYLPEELKDQVYYQPVPRGLEQKIADKLEHLRKLDQTSPEQRYPTKDKK from the coding sequence ATGACTGAGTCGCTCTTCCAGCAGACGGTATATAGGCCTCTTGCCGCTCGTATGCGGCCCGCAAAGCTGTCTGAATATATCGGTCAAAAGCACCTGTTAGGGGAGGGGAAACCCCTTCGCGAGGCGATAGAAGCGGGGCAGTTGCACTCCATGGTGTTCTGGGGGCCGCCCGGCGTTGGCAAAACCACCCTGGCCAAAATCATTGCCCAATCAGCTGACGCTCATTTTGAAAGTGTCAGTGCTGTACTTGCCGGGGTGAAAGAGATTCGCGCTGCCGTAGCTCGCGCCGAAGAAGAGCGAGATGTTCGGGGCCGCAAAACCATACTGTTTGTGGACGAAGTTCACCGCTTTAATAAGTCCCAGCAGGATGCCTTTCTGCCTTATGTGGAAGATGGCACGGTGGTACTGATTGGCGCCACCACAGAAAACCCGTCCTTTGAATTAAACAATGCCTTGCTATCTCGATGCCGTGTTTATGTTCTACGCAGCCTGGAGCGGGACGAATTGCTGGAAGTAGTTCAGCGAGCATTGCAGTCGAGCAATGCAGAGTTACCAAATGGTTTAACCATCGACGATGACGCCCTAACTGCACTGGTAAATTCCGCCGATGGCGATGCTCGAACGGTATTGAATCTACTTGAGATTGCCAGCGATCTCGCTGGCGAAGATAACCGCATAGTCCTTGCCAATATCCAGGAAGTGCTGGTTGCCGACACTCGTCGCTTTGATAAAGGTGGGGAGCACTTTTACGACCAGATCTCCGCAATGCATAAAGCGGTGCGCGGATCATCTCCTGATGGGGCGCTGTACTGGTTTGCGCGCATGATCGATGGTGGATGCGATCCGCTTTATGTTGCTCGCCGCGTCGTGCGTATGGCTAGTGAGGATATCGGCAATGCCGACCCCAGAGCACTGAGACTGGCCCTGGATGCATGGGAAACCCAGGAGCGGCTTGGCAGCCCGGAAGGGGAGTTGGCCATAGCCCAGGCGCTTGCCTACCTGGCAGCTGCACCCAAGAGCAATGCCGTATACACAGCCTTTAAGCAGGTATTGGCGGACGTCAGGTCTCAACCCAGTTACGATGTACCATTGCACCTTCGCAATGCACCAACAAAGCTGATGAAGTCGCTCGATTACGGCAAGGAATACCGTTATGCCCATGATGAGCCAAATGCCTACGCGGCCGGCGAGAGTTATCTTCCCGAAGAACTGAAAGACCAGGTCTACTATCAACCGGTACCGCGCGGGCTCGAACAGAAGATTGCTGATAAACTGGAACACCTGCGCAAGCTTGATCAAACAAGCCCGGAACAACGTTATCCCACTAAGGATAAAAAATAA
- the crcB gene encoding fluoride efflux transporter CrcB, whose amino-acid sequence MQWLAVAVGGALGAMARFGVNALAFPVFGERLPLGTLIANVSGAFLMGVFYVLIIERGLLPTEWRNIVMVGFLGAFTTFSTFSLETLALWQNGHFAMSISYSVGSLILCLAATLGAIYLARLI is encoded by the coding sequence ATGCAATGGCTGGCGGTCGCGGTAGGAGGAGCCTTGGGGGCAATGGCTCGATTTGGAGTCAATGCACTGGCATTCCCGGTCTTTGGTGAACGACTTCCGTTGGGCACACTGATTGCCAATGTGTCGGGGGCTTTCCTGATGGGCGTTTTTTATGTGCTGATCATCGAAAGAGGGCTGCTGCCCACAGAATGGCGCAATATCGTCATGGTCGGCTTTCTTGGTGCATTCACTACTTTCTCAACCTTCTCGCTAGAGACCCTTGCCTTGTGGCAAAATGGTCACTTTGCTATGTCCATCAGTTACTCAGTAGGCAGCCTGATCCTTTGCCTTGCGGCAACATTAGGTGCCATCTACCTGGCTCGACTGATTTAA
- the tsaA gene encoding tRNA (N6-threonylcarbamoyladenosine(37)-N6)-methyltransferase TrmO, which produces MATFQFDTIGIVHSPYKEKFAVPRQPGIVSSAKGQIELLPPYNDEHAIRDLEQFSHLWVLFVFHGTQDQGWKPLVRPPRLGGNTKTGVFSTRSTFRPNPIGMSVVSLEGIKQEGQRVFIEIAGMDLLDGTPVIDIKPYIPYSDSLPGAHAGYAADKPAAIMTVEFSAEAESILHKLNDKHPHLKDFISDVLAQDPRPAYRNASTENRQYGVRLYDINVVWEVVDGTSRVIRIEEV; this is translated from the coding sequence GTGGCAACGTTTCAATTCGACACCATAGGCATTGTTCACTCACCCTATAAGGAGAAGTTTGCGGTGCCGAGGCAGCCGGGCATCGTCTCCAGTGCCAAAGGACAAATTGAATTACTGCCTCCGTACAATGACGAGCACGCCATTAGGGATCTTGAACAGTTCAGCCACTTGTGGGTTTTATTCGTATTCCATGGAACACAGGATCAGGGGTGGAAACCATTGGTGCGCCCTCCACGTTTAGGTGGCAATACCAAAACGGGCGTTTTTTCAACGCGTTCTACTTTTCGTCCTAATCCTATCGGTATGTCCGTCGTCTCTCTTGAAGGCATCAAACAGGAAGGGCAGAGGGTATTTATTGAAATTGCCGGAATGGATCTGCTTGATGGCACACCGGTAATTGATATCAAGCCATATATTCCATATTCAGATAGTCTTCCTGGTGCTCATGCTGGGTACGCTGCGGATAAGCCGGCTGCAATAATGACAGTGGAATTCAGTGCTGAGGCCGAATCCATTCTGCATAAATTAAATGACAAGCATCCACACCTGAAAGACTTTATTAGTGATGTGTTGGCGCAGGACCCAAGACCAGCTTATCGAAATGCTAGTACCGAAAACCGCCAATATGGTGTTCGCCTGTACGATATAAATGTAGTTTGGGAGGTTGTAGATGGGACCTCTCGAGTTATCCGGATTGAAGAGGTATAA
- the aat gene encoding leucyl/phenylalanyl-tRNA--protein transferase, protein MTELVLLDQDNPEFPHPNSALSDPNGLLAVGGNLSPDTLWSAYQKGIFPWFIDEEPILWWSPDPRAVIHPEYFHLSRSLAKLRKQRKYQISCDTAFEQVVEACSAPRRKEAETWITPEMKSAYRQLHLAGHAHSVEVWESGKLVGGLYGVAVGGVFCGESMFSREPNTSKLAMAFLAKDIAGVKLIDCQLPNEHLMSLGACTLSRNDFLSSLERYKNDTIDWPR, encoded by the coding sequence ATGACAGAGCTGGTTTTACTCGATCAAGACAACCCTGAGTTCCCTCATCCAAACTCAGCTCTCAGCGACCCCAATGGGCTTTTGGCTGTTGGCGGCAATCTTTCTCCTGATACATTGTGGAGCGCCTACCAGAAAGGCATCTTCCCGTGGTTTATTGATGAAGAGCCTATCCTTTGGTGGAGCCCGGATCCAAGGGCAGTGATACACCCCGAATACTTCCACCTTTCCCGGAGTCTAGCCAAGTTACGCAAGCAGCGTAAGTACCAGATCAGCTGTGATACTGCTTTTGAGCAGGTGGTGGAGGCTTGCAGCGCCCCCAGGAGAAAAGAGGCTGAAACCTGGATCACCCCTGAAATGAAGTCCGCATACCGTCAATTGCACCTGGCTGGCCACGCCCACTCCGTTGAGGTATGGGAATCTGGCAAGCTGGTTGGCGGCCTGTACGGAGTCGCTGTTGGCGGTGTTTTTTGTGGTGAATCGATGTTCAGCCGTGAGCCAAATACATCCAAGTTGGCCATGGCTTTCCTGGCAAAGGATATCGCCGGGGTCAAATTAATTGATTGCCAGCTGCCAAATGAACACCTGATGAGCCTGGGAGCGTGCACGTTATCCCGTAATGACTTCCTTTCATCGCTGGAACGCTATAAAAACGATACCATCGACTGGCCCCGGTGA
- the infA gene encoding translation initiation factor IF-1 — translation MAKEDVIEMEGEIIDTLPNTTFRVKLENGHVVTAHISGKMRKHYIRILTGDKVKVELTPYDLSKGRITYRAR, via the coding sequence ATGGCCAAAGAAGACGTCATTGAAATGGAAGGCGAAATTATCGACACCCTTCCCAACACCACCTTCCGCGTAAAGCTGGAAAACGGTCACGTAGTTACTGCGCACATCTCCGGAAAAATGCGCAAGCACTACATCCGCATTTTGACCGGTGACAAGGTGAAGGTTGAGTTGACGCCTTACGACCTTAGCAAGGGTCGCATCACCTATCGCGCCCGTTAA